From one Lycium ferocissimum isolate CSIRO_LF1 chromosome 5, AGI_CSIRO_Lferr_CH_V1, whole genome shotgun sequence genomic stretch:
- the LOC132057865 gene encoding F-box/kelch-repeat protein At3g23880-like has protein sequence MNLPEEILVEILSRLPVKCLHRFKVSCSLFSACYNNTNIAWRPNYAASNDKIRKNSISVAVLCSHVNGLFCVSFGPPLGCFDWFEICLWNPTINELRRLPNSSSLSHEETEPHYGLGYDSANDDYVVVRLITNLNDMVTKKRSIRVELYSLKTDSWMPIYQPFPYTMLHDLRDTYFDCHFVNGRFHWMVLCDKSNYHDFSPVIVSLDLSNYEYKDIPQPNYTKVPNTLVSWKDAIGIVVLDGRLCVCCNYFERGSFDLWTMKDYGVHQSWTMMLSIPTIDGILASLNLSSWYLVPL, from the exons ATGAATCTTCCTGAGGAAATCTTAGTGGAAATTCTCTCAAGGCTTCCGGTTAAGTGTCTCCATCGTTTCAA GGTATCTTGCTCGTTATTTTCTGCTTGTTATAACAACACAAATATCGCCTGGAGACCTAACTATGCTGCTAGCAATGataaaattaggaaaaattccATATCGGTGGCTGTTCTTTGCTCGCATGTTAACGGTTTATTCTGCGTGTCTTTTGGACCCCCGTTAGGTTGTTTTGATTGGTTTGAGATATGTCTTTGGAACCCTACCATCAATGAGTTAAGACGACTTCCCAATTCTTCTTCACTGAGTCATGAGGAAACAGAACCCCATTATGGGTTGGGTTATGACTCAGCCAATGATGATTATGTAGTTGTGAGGCTCATCACAAATCTAAATGATATGGTTACGAAGAAAAGGTCTATCAGAGTCGAATTATACTCTTTGAAAACTGATTCTTGGATGCCTATTTATCAACCATTCCCTTACACTATGCTTCATGATCTTAGAGACACTTATTTTGACTGTCACTTTGTGAACGGTAGATTCCATTGGATGGTCCTTTGTGACAAATCCAATTATCATGATTTCTCACCAGTGATTGTGTCCCTAGACTTGTCAAACTATGAATACAAAGATATACCACAACCTAATTACACAAAGGTGCCAAATACTTTAGTAAGTTGGAAAGATGCCATTGGTATAGTTGTCCTAGATGGTCGGCTTTGTGTCTGCTGCAATTACTTTGAACGCGGTTCTTTTGATTTGTGGACAATGAAAGATTATGGGGTCCATCAATCTTGGACGATGATGCTCTCTATCCCTACTATAGATGGTATTCTGGCATCtcttaatttgtcatcttgGTATTTGGTTCCATTGTAG